In Burkholderia sp. GAS332, one DNA window encodes the following:
- a CDS encoding Histidine kinase-, DNA gyrase B-, and HSP90-like ATPase, with protein sequence MDTSTVVPFSAHIPPSLAHAAPQTAAERELEQLRARVRELSAELVQAREAACRHVARELHDGVGAELTATRFALAGVETWLPADAPPQCAAALAVANQSLDAACAASHQAVAELHAPSLEAGIVGALAHWTGDFATRTQLRTSFVCTADVRLTRLPADAALAVFRVAQEALNNIAKHARAESADVRIETGRRHLTLIVSDDGIGMTRNARSRRGHFGLSGMQARCAAFEGTLHVSARRVVSRRGESDKASRGTLVRARFAWDAMLASARGAERRALQS encoded by the coding sequence ATGGATACGTCGACTGTCGTCCCGTTTAGCGCCCACATTCCGCCTTCGCTTGCCCACGCCGCGCCGCAAACCGCCGCTGAGCGTGAGCTTGAGCAACTGCGCGCTCGCGTGCGTGAGCTGTCGGCTGAACTGGTTCAGGCGCGGGAAGCGGCCTGCCGCCATGTGGCGCGCGAGCTGCACGACGGCGTGGGCGCCGAGTTGACCGCGACGCGTTTCGCCCTTGCCGGCGTCGAAACCTGGCTGCCCGCCGACGCGCCGCCGCAGTGCGCCGCCGCGCTCGCCGTCGCGAATCAGTCGCTCGACGCCGCGTGCGCCGCCAGCCACCAAGCCGTCGCTGAATTGCATGCGCCGTCGCTCGAGGCGGGCATTGTCGGCGCGCTGGCGCATTGGACCGGCGACTTCGCCACGCGCACGCAACTGCGCACGAGTTTCGTCTGCACAGCCGATGTGCGGCTCACCCGCCTGCCCGCCGACGCCGCGCTGGCCGTGTTCCGGGTCGCCCAGGAAGCGCTGAACAATATTGCCAAGCACGCACGCGCCGAATCCGCCGACGTGCGGATCGAAACCGGCCGCCGTCACCTGACGCTGATCGTCAGCGACGACGGCATCGGCATGACGCGCAACGCGCGCAGCCGTCGCGGCCATTTCGGCCTGAGCGGCATGCAGGCGCGCTGCGCCGCCTTCGAGGGCACGCTGCACGTCAGCGCCCGGCGAGTCGTCTCACGTCGCGGCGAGAGCGACAAAGCGTCGCGCGGCACGCTGGTGCGTGCCCGCTTTGCGTGGGATGCGATGCTGGCGAGCGCACGGGGCGCCGAGCGTCGCGCGCTGCAATCGTGA
- a CDS encoding two component transcriptional regulator, LuxR family — MSLRILLADDHAVVRQGVRQLLLDRGVAREVTEAQSGAEALEAVAQHSYDVVLLDISLPDMNGVEVLKRLKRKAPRVAVLMFSMYREDQYAVRALKAGAAGYLSKTVDAAQMIGAIQQVAAGRKYVSPAMAEALADYVSFDGEQLPHEKLSDREYQTLCMLASGKRLTDIAMALSLSVKTVSVYRTRLLEKMKLRNNAELTFYVMSNRLVDLNPAMAG, encoded by the coding sequence ATGAGCCTGCGCATCCTGCTCGCCGACGACCATGCGGTGGTTCGCCAAGGCGTCCGCCAGTTGCTGCTCGACCGCGGCGTCGCGCGCGAAGTCACCGAGGCGCAAAGCGGCGCCGAAGCGCTCGAGGCCGTCGCCCAACACAGCTACGACGTGGTGCTGCTCGACATTTCGCTGCCCGACATGAATGGCGTCGAAGTGCTCAAGCGCCTGAAGCGCAAAGCGCCGCGCGTGGCCGTACTGATGTTCTCGATGTACCGCGAGGACCAGTACGCCGTGCGCGCGCTAAAGGCAGGCGCGGCCGGCTATCTGTCGAAAACCGTCGACGCCGCGCAGATGATCGGCGCGATCCAGCAGGTCGCGGCGGGCCGTAAATACGTCAGCCCGGCCATGGCTGAAGCGCTGGCGGACTACGTCTCGTTCGACGGCGAACAGTTGCCGCACGAAAAGCTCTCGGACCGTGAATATCAGACGCTATGCATGCTGGCGTCCGGCAAGCGGCTGACGGATATCGCCATGGCGTTATCGCTCTCGGTAAAGACGGTCAGTGTGTACCGCACCCGGCTGCTCGAAAAAATGAAGCTGCGCAATAACGCCGAGCTGACCTTCTATGTGATGAGCAACCGTCTCGTCGATCTGAATCCGGCGATGGCCGGCTGA
- a CDS encoding amino acid/polyamine/organocation transporter, APC superfamily has translation MSLFRKKSVEHMIAASAQNAGLKKALGALDLTFLGVGAIIGTGIFVLTGTGAVQAGPALMVSFLIAAVACGFAALAYAEFASTIPVAGSIYTYSYATLGELAAWIIGWDLMLEYGLATSAVSVGWSGYLQSLLSGFGVSLPVALSAAPGALPGHETWFNLPAFLVMMAITALLSLGVRESARINNIMVAIKVIVVLLVIGVGVFHVTPANWHPFMPNGWNGVFGAAAVMFFAFIGFDSVSSAAEEVKDPKRDLPIGIIASLGVCAVLYVAVAAVVTGIVPSAQFANISHPVSYALQVAGQKWVAGFIDLGAVLGMLTVILVMAYGQTRVIFAMSRDGLLPAKLSKVHPKFATPFFTTWLVGIFFGLIGALVPLNVLAELINIGTLAAFSMVSIAVLVLRKTHPDLPRAFRCPGVPVVPVLAVASCLFLMANLQAVTWVAFVVWLLIGMVIYFGYSRRHSKLAQMKI, from the coding sequence ATGTCCCTGTTTCGCAAGAAGAGCGTCGAGCACATGATCGCCGCGAGCGCCCAGAACGCCGGGCTGAAGAAAGCGCTTGGCGCGCTCGATCTGACTTTCCTCGGCGTCGGCGCCATTATCGGCACCGGCATTTTCGTGCTCACCGGCACGGGCGCGGTTCAGGCCGGCCCGGCGCTGATGGTCTCGTTCCTGATCGCGGCGGTTGCCTGTGGGTTCGCCGCGCTCGCCTATGCCGAGTTTGCGTCGACGATTCCGGTCGCGGGCTCCATCTATACGTATTCGTACGCGACGCTTGGCGAACTGGCCGCGTGGATCATCGGCTGGGACTTGATGCTCGAGTATGGGTTGGCCACTTCAGCCGTGTCGGTCGGCTGGTCGGGCTATCTGCAATCGCTGTTGTCGGGTTTCGGCGTGAGCTTGCCGGTTGCGCTGTCGGCGGCGCCTGGCGCCTTGCCGGGGCACGAAACGTGGTTCAACCTGCCCGCTTTCCTTGTGATGATGGCGATTACGGCACTGTTGTCGCTTGGCGTGCGTGAATCCGCGCGGATCAACAACATCATGGTGGCGATCAAGGTGATCGTGGTGCTGCTGGTGATTGGCGTGGGCGTTTTCCACGTGACGCCGGCGAACTGGCATCCGTTCATGCCGAACGGCTGGAACGGCGTGTTCGGCGCGGCGGCGGTGATGTTCTTCGCGTTCATCGGGTTCGATTCGGTGTCTTCCGCTGCGGAAGAAGTGAAGGATCCGAAGCGTGATCTGCCGATTGGGATCATTGCGTCGCTGGGCGTGTGCGCGGTGCTGTACGTTGCTGTGGCGGCTGTGGTCACCGGTATCGTGCCGTCGGCGCAGTTCGCGAATATCTCGCACCCGGTGTCGTATGCGTTGCAGGTAGCGGGACAGAAGTGGGTTGCGGGCTTTATCGACCTTGGCGCTGTGCTGGGCATGCTGACGGTGATTCTGGTGATGGCTTATGGCCAGACGCGCGTGATTTTTGCGATGTCGCGGGATGGGTTGTTGCCGGCGAAGCTTTCGAAGGTGCATCCGAAGTTTGCTACGCCGTTTTTTACGACGTGGCTTGTGGGGATTTTCTTCGGGTTGATTGGCGCGCTGGTGCCGTTGAATGTGCTGGCTGAGCTGATCAATATTGGCACGTTGGCCGCGTTTTCGATGGTGTCGATTGCGGTTCTGGTTTTGCGGAAGACGCATCCGGACTTGCCGCGGGCGTTTCGGTGTCCTGGTGTGCCGGTGGTGCCGGTGTTGGCTGTCGCCTCGTGTTTGTTTTTGATGGCTAATCTTCAGGCGGTGACCTGGGTGGCGTTTGTGGTTTGGTTACTGATTGGGATGGTCATTTATTTTGGGTATTCGCGGCGGCATTCCAAATTGGCTCAAATGAAAATTTGA